One genomic region from Gossypium hirsutum isolate 1008001.06 chromosome D13, Gossypium_hirsutum_v2.1, whole genome shotgun sequence encodes:
- the LOC107932008 gene encoding growth-regulating factor 6, whose protein sequence is MMMMSGRNSSRFPFTATQWEELQNQVLIFKYMVLGIPIPSYLLFTIKTSFLEPHQHDKIGWNCGGEMRMVRKVDPEPGRCRRTDGKKWRCSKLAYTDSKYCERHMHRGKNRSRKHVEEEEEASTGITMVNPSSTATQSLSLSFSSFETHASTEKPTLCLLGSSSYRLKQEVDHEPCGTRRSFSGSSMEDGTSWQLQSLKQNKHDQDDGDKRKPKRKIHRFIDEWPPKHRDSWLDYDDHKSSKSSSDSTTKLSISISSTFT, encoded by the exons ATGATGATGATGAGTGGAAGAAACAGCAGCCGGTTTCCTTTTACTGCAACTCAATGGGAAGAGCTTCAAAACCAAGTTTTAATCTTCAAGTACATGGTTTTAGGCATCCCTATACCATCTTATCTCCTCTTCACCATCAAAACAAGCTTCTTGGAGCCTCATCAACATGATAAAA TTGGATGGAATTGTGGTGGTGAGATGAGGATGGTGAGAAAAGTGGACCCGGAACCAGGGAGGTGTCGAAGAACAGATGGGAAAAAATGGAGGTGCTCGAAATTGGCCTATACCGATTCAAAGTACTGTGAAAGACACATGCATAGAGGCAAGAACCGTTCAAGAAAGCAtgtggaagaagaagaagaagctagtACCGGTATAACAATGGTGAACCCTTCTTCAACAGCAACCCAAAGCTTGTCTTTAAGCTTTTCTTCCTTTGAGACCCATGCATCAACAGAAAAACCCACCCTTTGTCTGTTGGGTTCAAGCTCTTACAG GTTGAAACAAGAGGTGGATCATGAGCCTTGTGGGACCAGGAGGAGCTTCTCAGGTTCATCAATGGAGGATGGTACTTCATGGCAACTTCAAAGCTTGAAACAAAACAAGCATGATCAGGATGATGGTGacaaaagaaaacccaaaaggAAAATCCATCGTTTCATTGATGAATGGCCACCAAAACATAGAGATTCATGGCTTGATTATGAtgatcataaatcatcaaaaagttCGTCAGATTCAACAACCAAGCTCTCAATATCTATTTCTTCCACTTTTACATGA
- the LOC107931991 gene encoding mediator of RNA polymerase II transcription subunit 20a, giving the protein MSVVYCHIFRRLISYNPYRKKSTTMPLKRVFFWQPNAGSTVNSQILNEVSQCVESINGVKEGRWKATLTFYKPMLRDQALSAEFPREFIGISLPEQPNKYYFVLRFNKIVLESDSSIQLIMEKLQSYKSRVALNFEGFQYQLGDFQLRVGKVVPSHSENLRGIVMEVEYLPISSLEKSKQIMEEFFDIWQDAISKRSLPGRFIHIEPDFSDYGLADHYTSQHTAVQYTHVTSQLIASVQAVQTGRN; this is encoded by the exons ATGTCCGTCGTCTACTGTCACATTTTCCGGCGGCTTATCAGCTACAATCCCTACCGGAAGAAGTCGACGACGATGCCTCTAAAAAG GGTTTTCTTTTGGCAGCCCAATGCGGGATCAACCGTGAACAGCCAAATCCTAAACGAAGTTTCGCAATGCGTCGAGAGCATCAATGGCGTCAAAGAAGGTCGTTGGAAAGCCACTCTCACTTTTTATAAACCCATGTTACGAG ATCAAGCGTTATCCGCCGAGTTCCCGCGTGAATTCATCGGGATTTCGCTTCCAGAACAACCAAACAAGTACTATTTCGTGCTTCGGTTCAATAAGATTGTCCTGGAATCTGATTCTTCTATTCAGTTGATAATGGAGAAATTGCAGTCTTATAAATCCAGGGTCGCCCTTAATTTCGAG GGGTTTCAATACCAGCTAGGCGACTTTCAACTGAGAGTAGGCAAAGTTGTACCTTCTCATTCTGAAAATTTGAGAGGAATAGTGATGGAG GTGGAGTATCTTCCGATTTCTTCACTAGAGAAATCCAAACAAATCATGGAGGAGTTTTTTGATATTTGGCAAGACGCGATTTCCAAACGATCATTGCCAGGCCGTTTCATACATATAGAACCAGACTTCTCAGATTACGGACTTGCAGACCACTATACTTCACAACACACGGCTGTCCAGTACACTCATGTCACGAGTCAACTAATTGCATCGGTTCAAGCAGTACAAACTGGAAGAAATTAG
- the LOC107932035 gene encoding uncharacterized protein: MEPKKEQTNAPRKMRFAPKAPPRKAPKLEVKTEVVEDIDAVQARDLLQRLNQTSARTKPKVEKKVSSSQVAFGFGGGGASIKTFGTSRGANHSSGETFGGGVHGPGLRVEKEYKEPWDYYSYYPLTLPMRRPYSGNPEFLDEEEFAAQNVAYDENSIEPAVGLGLMEENLEPMMLFLQLPPTLPIIKAGHEGASSTGSSRTVRSAKKTCGLTELPAGLMGKMLVYKSGAVKLKLGDTIYDVNPGLSCVFAQDVVAVDTAKKQCCVVGEVNKHVIVTPDMDSVLNSLSEL; the protein is encoded by the exons ATGGAACCAAAAAAAGAGCAAACCAATGCCCCCAGAAAG ATGAGATTTGCACCCAAAGCTCCTCCCCGCAAAGCACCAAAGCTTGAGGTTAAAAC TGAAGTGGTCGAAGACATTGATGCTGTTCAAGCCAGGGATTTGCTTCAGCGTTTAAAT CAAACATCTGCAAGGACAAAGCCTAAGGTTGAAAAGAAAG TTTCGTCTTCACAAGTTGCATTCGGTTTCGGAGGAGGAGGAGCTTCGATAAAAACATTCGGTACTTCCAGAGGTGCAAATCATAGTAGCGGAGAAACTTTCGGCG GTGGCGTTCATGGACCGGGATTGAGAGTGGAGAAGGAATACAAAGAACCATGG GATTATTACAGTTACTATCCTCTAACCCTTCCTATGAGGAGACCGTACTCGGGAAATCCAG AGTTTCTCGACGAAGAGGAGTTTGCCGCGCAAAATGTAGCTTACGATGAAAATTCGATTGAGCCTGCAGTCGGTCTTGGCTTAATG GAGGAGAACTTGGAACCAATGATGTTATTTCTTCAGTTACCACCGACTTTGCCGATTATAAAGGCCGGGCACGAGGGTGCTAGCAGCACCGGTTCATCCAGGACTGTACGTTCGGCAAAGAAGACGTGCGGGTTAACCGAGTTACCTGCAGGTCTCATGGGAAAAATGCTAGTGTATAAAAGCGGTGCCGTCAAGTTGAAGTTAGGGGATACCATTTATGAT GTAAATCCGGGTTTGAGTTGTGTGTTTGCACAGGATGTTGTAGCTGTTGATACTGCAAAGAAGCAATGTTGTGTTGTTGGGGAAGTTAACAAGCATGTTATTGTAACACCAGATATGGATTCAGTTTTAAATAGTTTGAGTGAACTCTGA
- the LOC107932007 gene encoding protein ELF4-LIKE 3 isoform X1: protein MVKLSYTFEWALGYGLVLNFKMEGDSDTYSGLGNGEIDSKVVQTFQKSFVQVQNILDQNRLLINEINQNHESKIPHNLTRNVGLIRELNNNIRRVVDLYGDLSSSFTKSMDASSEGDSSSGAAMKSDGKTGHKRNRPA, encoded by the exons ATGGTAAAACTATCGTACACGTTTGAATGGGCGCTAGGATACG GtctggttttaaattttaaaatggaggGTGACAGTGATACGTACTCAGGGCTTGGCAATGGTGAAATAGACAGCAAGGTGGTGCAGACATTTCAAAAGAGTTTTGTGCAGGTGCAGAACATATTAGACCAGAACAGGTTGCTGATCAATGAGATAAACCAGAATCATGAGTCCAAGATCCCACACAACTTGACCAGGAATGTTGGTCTAATTAGGGAGcttaataacaacataaggagaGTGGTTGATTTATATGGTGATCTTTCAAGTTCTTTCACTAAATCCATGGATGCTTCATCTGAAGGGGATTCTTCAAGTGGTGCTGCCATGAAATCAGATGGCAAAACTGGTCATAAAAGAAACAGGCCTGCCTGA
- the LOC107932007 gene encoding protein ELF4-LIKE 3 isoform X2: MEGDSDTYSGLGNGEIDSKVVQTFQKSFVQVQNILDQNRLLINEINQNHESKIPHNLTRNVGLIRELNNNIRRVVDLYGDLSSSFTKSMDASSEGDSSSGAAMKSDGKTGHKRNRPA; encoded by the coding sequence atggaggGTGACAGTGATACGTACTCAGGGCTTGGCAATGGTGAAATAGACAGCAAGGTGGTGCAGACATTTCAAAAGAGTTTTGTGCAGGTGCAGAACATATTAGACCAGAACAGGTTGCTGATCAATGAGATAAACCAGAATCATGAGTCCAAGATCCCACACAACTTGACCAGGAATGTTGGTCTAATTAGGGAGcttaataacaacataaggagaGTGGTTGATTTATATGGTGATCTTTCAAGTTCTTTCACTAAATCCATGGATGCTTCATCTGAAGGGGATTCTTCAAGTGGTGCTGCCATGAAATCAGATGGCAAAACTGGTCATAAAAGAAACAGGCCTGCCTGA
- the LOC107932071 gene encoding replication protein A 70 kDa DNA-binding subunit A isoform X3, producing the protein MPVNLTRNAIAMMNSGDVNSKPLVQVVDIKLIGNSQERYRFLLSDSESTQHAMLATQLNEQVRTGRVKKGSIIQLIDYICSTVQNRRIIVVLNMETIIPEYEIIGNPKLPTGSEPEANKSMPNNNLLEPSTRSTNNRYSAPAPANKAQSFQPTIQPAYQPPPNYKIQGPIMKNEAPARIIPIAALNPYQGRWAIKARVTAKGDLRRYNNARGDGKVFSFDLLDSDGGEIRVTCFNAVVDRFYNVIEVGKVYLISKGSLKPAQKNFNHLKNEWEIFLESNSTVELCPDEDGSIPRQQFSFRPITEIESAENNSILDVIGIVISVNPSVPILRKNGMETQRRILNLKDASGKSVELTLWGDFCNKEGQKLQEMVDSGLFPVLAVKAGKVNDFNGKSIGTISSTQLFIDPDCPEAQGLRAWFESGGRNTASISISKELMPGGSKNEIRKTLTQIKDEGLGRSDKPDWVTAKATVVFIKTDNFCYTACPLMIGDRQCNKKVTQSGPDSRPYRTHLGNSFPGSWRRNLGMLGKGNVFVEI; encoded by the exons ATGCCGGTGAATCTCACGCGCAACGCGATTGCCATGATGAACAGCGGCGATGTTAACTCCAAGCCGTTGGTTCAGGTGGTGGATATTAAGCTGATTGGCAACTCTCAGGAGAGGTACCGGTTTTTGTTATCCGATTCTGAATCAACTCAGCACGCAATGCTCGCCACTCAGCTCAATGAACAAGTCAGGACCGGACGAGTCAAGAAAGGATCTATCATCCAGTTGATCGATTACATTTGCAGCACTGTCCAAAATCGCAG GATTATTGTTGTGCTGAATATGGAGACTATAATTCCAGAGTATGAAATAATCGGGAATCCTAAACTTCCTACGGGTTCTGAGCCAGAAGCTAACAAGTCAATGCCTAATAACAATTTGTTGGAGCCTTCTACGAGGTCCACCAATAATAGATATAGCGCCCCAGCTCCTGCTAATAAGGCCCAGAGTTTTCAGCCAACTATTCAACCTGCATACCAGCCACCtccaaattacaaaattcaggGCCCAATAATGAAGAATGAAGCACCAGCACGCATTATTCCTATTGCTGCTCTAAATCCTTATCAAGGACGTTGGGCTATCAAGGCTCGAGTGACTGCAAAAGGGGACCTTCGTCGCTACAACAATGCTAGAGGAGATGGGAAGGTCTTCTCCTTTGACCTCCTTGACTCTGATGGAGGGGAAATACGGGTGACTTGCTTCAATGCTGTTGTTGATCGCTTCTACAATGTTATTGAAGTTGGTAAAGTTTACTTGATTTCAAAGGGTAGCTTGAAACCCGCTCAAAAGAATTTCAACCATTTGAAGAATGAGTGGGAGATATTCTTGGAATCAAATTCAACCGTGGAGCTTTGCCCTGATGAAGATGGCTCTATTCCAAGACAACAGTTCTCCTTCAGACCTATCACTGAAATTGAGAGTGCTGAAAACAATTCTATACTTGATGTTATCGGTATTGTGATATCTGTTAACCCTTCAGTTCCTATTTTGAGGAAGAATGGTATGGAAACTCAGAGAAGGATTCTGAATTTAAAGGATGCATCTGGAAAGAGTGTTGAGCTAACCCTTTGGGGTGATTTCTGCAACAAGGAAGGTCAAAAGCTGCAAGAAATGGTCGATTCTGGGCTTTTCCCAGTTTTGGCGGTTAAAGCTGGAAAGGTCAATGACTTCAATGGGAAGTCCATTGGCACTATTTCTTCCACACAGCTCTTTATAGATCCAGATTGTCCAGAGGCACAGGGCCTGAGAGCGTGGTTTGAAAGTGGGGGGAGAAATACAGCTTCTATCTCAATTTCTAAAGAACTTATGCCTGGAGGATCCAAAAATGAGATACGTAAAACCTTGACTCAGATCAAGGACGAAGGTCTCGGAAGATCTGATAAGCCAGATTGGGTCACAGCCAAGGCGACTGTAGTTTTCATTAAAACAGATAATTTCTGTTATACAGCCTGCCCATTGATGATTGGAGATAGACAATGCAATAAGAAAGTAACACAATCAG GTCCAGATTCAAGACCATACAGGACTCACTTGGGTAACAGCTTTCCAGGAAGCTGGCGAAGAAATCTTGGGATGCTCGGCAAAGGAAATGTATTTGTTGAAATATGA
- the LOC107932071 gene encoding replication protein A 70 kDa DNA-binding subunit A isoform X1, whose amino-acid sequence MPVNLTRNAIAMMNSGDVNSKPLVQVVDIKLIGNSQERYRFLLSDSESTQHAMLATQLNEQVRTGRVKKGSIIQLIDYICSTVQNRRIIVVLNMETIIPEYEIIGNPKLPTGSEPEANKSMPNNNLLEPSTRSTNNRYSAPAPANKAQSFQPTIQPAYQPPPNYKIQGPIMKNEAPARIIPIAALNPYQGRWAIKARVTAKGDLRRYNNARGDGKVFSFDLLDSDGGEIRVTCFNAVVDRFYNVIEVGKVYLISKGSLKPAQKNFNHLKNEWEIFLESNSTVELCPDEDGSIPRQQFSFRPITEIESAENNSILDVIGIVISVNPSVPILRKNGMETQRRILNLKDASGKSVELTLWGDFCNKEGQKLQEMVDSGLFPVLAVKAGKVNDFNGKSIGTISSTQLFIDPDCPEAQGLRAWFESGGRNTASISISKELMPGGSKNEIRKTLTQIKDEGLGRSDKPDWVTAKATVVFIKTDNFCYTACPLMIGDRQCNKKVTQSGNKRWLCDRCNQEFEECDYRYLLQVQIQDHTGLTWVTAFQEAGEEILGCSAKEMYLLKYELQDDTRFGEIIRSRLFHQYLFRLKIKEELYGDEQRVKITVVKVDKVNYSAESRYLLDMVTKNFPNRKQF is encoded by the exons ATGCCGGTGAATCTCACGCGCAACGCGATTGCCATGATGAACAGCGGCGATGTTAACTCCAAGCCGTTGGTTCAGGTGGTGGATATTAAGCTGATTGGCAACTCTCAGGAGAGGTACCGGTTTTTGTTATCCGATTCTGAATCAACTCAGCACGCAATGCTCGCCACTCAGCTCAATGAACAAGTCAGGACCGGACGAGTCAAGAAAGGATCTATCATCCAGTTGATCGATTACATTTGCAGCACTGTCCAAAATCGCAG GATTATTGTTGTGCTGAATATGGAGACTATAATTCCAGAGTATGAAATAATCGGGAATCCTAAACTTCCTACGGGTTCTGAGCCAGAAGCTAACAAGTCAATGCCTAATAACAATTTGTTGGAGCCTTCTACGAGGTCCACCAATAATAGATATAGCGCCCCAGCTCCTGCTAATAAGGCCCAGAGTTTTCAGCCAACTATTCAACCTGCATACCAGCCACCtccaaattacaaaattcaggGCCCAATAATGAAGAATGAAGCACCAGCACGCATTATTCCTATTGCTGCTCTAAATCCTTATCAAGGACGTTGGGCTATCAAGGCTCGAGTGACTGCAAAAGGGGACCTTCGTCGCTACAACAATGCTAGAGGAGATGGGAAGGTCTTCTCCTTTGACCTCCTTGACTCTGATGGAGGGGAAATACGGGTGACTTGCTTCAATGCTGTTGTTGATCGCTTCTACAATGTTATTGAAGTTGGTAAAGTTTACTTGATTTCAAAGGGTAGCTTGAAACCCGCTCAAAAGAATTTCAACCATTTGAAGAATGAGTGGGAGATATTCTTGGAATCAAATTCAACCGTGGAGCTTTGCCCTGATGAAGATGGCTCTATTCCAAGACAACAGTTCTCCTTCAGACCTATCACTGAAATTGAGAGTGCTGAAAACAATTCTATACTTGATGTTATCGGTATTGTGATATCTGTTAACCCTTCAGTTCCTATTTTGAGGAAGAATGGTATGGAAACTCAGAGAAGGATTCTGAATTTAAAGGATGCATCTGGAAAGAGTGTTGAGCTAACCCTTTGGGGTGATTTCTGCAACAAGGAAGGTCAAAAGCTGCAAGAAATGGTCGATTCTGGGCTTTTCCCAGTTTTGGCGGTTAAAGCTGGAAAGGTCAATGACTTCAATGGGAAGTCCATTGGCACTATTTCTTCCACACAGCTCTTTATAGATCCAGATTGTCCAGAGGCACAGGGCCTGAGAGCGTGGTTTGAAAGTGGGGGGAGAAATACAGCTTCTATCTCAATTTCTAAAGAACTTATGCCTGGAGGATCCAAAAATGAGATACGTAAAACCTTGACTCAGATCAAGGACGAAGGTCTCGGAAGATCTGATAAGCCAGATTGGGTCACAGCCAAGGCGACTGTAGTTTTCATTAAAACAGATAATTTCTGTTATACAGCCTGCCCATTGATGATTGGAGATAGACAATGCAATAAGAAAGTAACACAATCAGGTAATAAAAGATGGCTTTGTGACCGTTGCAACCAAGAATTCGAGGAATGTGATTACAGATATCTTCTCCAGGTCCAGATTCAAGACCATACAGGACTCACTTGGGTAACAGCTTTCCAGGAAGCTGGCGAAGAAATCTTGGGATGCTCGGCAAAGGAAATGTATTTGTTGAAATATGAATTGCAGGACGATACCCGATTTGGTGAAATAATTCGCAGTCGACTCTTTCACCAATATCTGTTCAGgcttaaaataaaagaggaaCTCTATGGTGACGAACAGAGGGTAAAAATCACTGTGGTGAAGGTTGACAAGGTGAACTACTCTGCAGAAAGCAGGTACCTTCTCGATATGGTTACAAAGAATTTTCCGAATAGAAAACAATTCTGA
- the LOC107932071 gene encoding replication protein A 70 kDa DNA-binding subunit A isoform X2: METIIPEYEIIGNPKLPTGSEPEANKSMPNNNLLEPSTRSTNNRYSAPAPANKAQSFQPTIQPAYQPPPNYKIQGPIMKNEAPARIIPIAALNPYQGRWAIKARVTAKGDLRRYNNARGDGKVFSFDLLDSDGGEIRVTCFNAVVDRFYNVIEVGKVYLISKGSLKPAQKNFNHLKNEWEIFLESNSTVELCPDEDGSIPRQQFSFRPITEIESAENNSILDVIGIVISVNPSVPILRKNGMETQRRILNLKDASGKSVELTLWGDFCNKEGQKLQEMVDSGLFPVLAVKAGKVNDFNGKSIGTISSTQLFIDPDCPEAQGLRAWFESGGRNTASISISKELMPGGSKNEIRKTLTQIKDEGLGRSDKPDWVTAKATVVFIKTDNFCYTACPLMIGDRQCNKKVTQSGNKRWLCDRCNQEFEECDYRYLLQVQIQDHTGLTWVTAFQEAGEEILGCSAKEMYLLKYELQDDTRFGEIIRSRLFHQYLFRLKIKEELYGDEQRVKITVVKVDKVNYSAESRYLLDMVTKNFPNRKQF; encoded by the coding sequence ATGGAGACTATAATTCCAGAGTATGAAATAATCGGGAATCCTAAACTTCCTACGGGTTCTGAGCCAGAAGCTAACAAGTCAATGCCTAATAACAATTTGTTGGAGCCTTCTACGAGGTCCACCAATAATAGATATAGCGCCCCAGCTCCTGCTAATAAGGCCCAGAGTTTTCAGCCAACTATTCAACCTGCATACCAGCCACCtccaaattacaaaattcaggGCCCAATAATGAAGAATGAAGCACCAGCACGCATTATTCCTATTGCTGCTCTAAATCCTTATCAAGGACGTTGGGCTATCAAGGCTCGAGTGACTGCAAAAGGGGACCTTCGTCGCTACAACAATGCTAGAGGAGATGGGAAGGTCTTCTCCTTTGACCTCCTTGACTCTGATGGAGGGGAAATACGGGTGACTTGCTTCAATGCTGTTGTTGATCGCTTCTACAATGTTATTGAAGTTGGTAAAGTTTACTTGATTTCAAAGGGTAGCTTGAAACCCGCTCAAAAGAATTTCAACCATTTGAAGAATGAGTGGGAGATATTCTTGGAATCAAATTCAACCGTGGAGCTTTGCCCTGATGAAGATGGCTCTATTCCAAGACAACAGTTCTCCTTCAGACCTATCACTGAAATTGAGAGTGCTGAAAACAATTCTATACTTGATGTTATCGGTATTGTGATATCTGTTAACCCTTCAGTTCCTATTTTGAGGAAGAATGGTATGGAAACTCAGAGAAGGATTCTGAATTTAAAGGATGCATCTGGAAAGAGTGTTGAGCTAACCCTTTGGGGTGATTTCTGCAACAAGGAAGGTCAAAAGCTGCAAGAAATGGTCGATTCTGGGCTTTTCCCAGTTTTGGCGGTTAAAGCTGGAAAGGTCAATGACTTCAATGGGAAGTCCATTGGCACTATTTCTTCCACACAGCTCTTTATAGATCCAGATTGTCCAGAGGCACAGGGCCTGAGAGCGTGGTTTGAAAGTGGGGGGAGAAATACAGCTTCTATCTCAATTTCTAAAGAACTTATGCCTGGAGGATCCAAAAATGAGATACGTAAAACCTTGACTCAGATCAAGGACGAAGGTCTCGGAAGATCTGATAAGCCAGATTGGGTCACAGCCAAGGCGACTGTAGTTTTCATTAAAACAGATAATTTCTGTTATACAGCCTGCCCATTGATGATTGGAGATAGACAATGCAATAAGAAAGTAACACAATCAGGTAATAAAAGATGGCTTTGTGACCGTTGCAACCAAGAATTCGAGGAATGTGATTACAGATATCTTCTCCAGGTCCAGATTCAAGACCATACAGGACTCACTTGGGTAACAGCTTTCCAGGAAGCTGGCGAAGAAATCTTGGGATGCTCGGCAAAGGAAATGTATTTGTTGAAATATGAATTGCAGGACGATACCCGATTTGGTGAAATAATTCGCAGTCGACTCTTTCACCAATATCTGTTCAGgcttaaaataaaagaggaaCTCTATGGTGACGAACAGAGGGTAAAAATCACTGTGGTGAAGGTTGACAAGGTGAACTACTCTGCAGAAAGCAGGTACCTTCTCGATATGGTTACAAAGAATTTTCCGAATAGAAAACAATTCTGA
- the LOC107932070 gene encoding uncharacterized protein, translating into MASTSAASMALPLALATQNRVPSSEAFFKPLPVKPWRAMGGVKRPNGRLQVKAGASSFKEKAVTGLTAAALTTSMMMPEVAQAADGVSPSLKNFLLSIAAGGVVLVAIVGAVIGVSNFDPVKRS; encoded by the coding sequence ATGGCATCCACTTCAGCTGCTTCAATGGCTCTGCCCTTAGCTTTAGCTACCCAAAACAGGGTGCCAAGCTCTGAGGCATTCTTTAAGCCACTTCCGGTGAAGCCATGGAGGGCAATGGGCGGTGTTAAAAGACCCAACGGAAGGCTCCAAGTCAAGGCTGGTGCTTCTTCGTTCAAGGAAAAGGCGGTGACGGGGTTGACAGCGGCAGCACTGACGACATCGATGATGATGCCAGAGGTGGCTCAAGCAGCTGATGGAGTCAGCCCATCTCTCAAGAACTTCTTGCTCAGTATAGCGGCCGGGGGTGTGGTTCTGGTCGCCATTGTTGGAGCCGTAATTGGTGTGTCCAACTTCGATCCTGTCAAGCGGAGCTGA
- the LOC107932003 gene encoding uncharacterized protein, translating into MASTSAASMALPLAGATQNRMPSSEAVFKPLPVKPWRAMGGVKRPNGKLQVKAGASSFKEKAVTGLTAAALTTSMMIPEVAQAADGVSPSLKNFLLSIAAGGVVLVAIVGAVIGVSNFDPVKRT; encoded by the coding sequence ATGGCTTCCACTTCAGCTGCTTCAATGGCTCTGCCCTTAGCTGGAGCTACCCAAAACAGGATGCCAAGCTCTGAGGCAGTCTTTAAGCCACTTCCGGTGAAGCCATGGAGGGCAATGGGCGGTGTTAAAAGACCCAACGGAAAGCTCCAAGTCAAGGCTGGTGCTTCTTCGTTCAAGGAAAAGGCGGTGACGGGGTTGACAGCAGCAGCGCTGACGACATCGATGATGATTCCAGAGGTGGCTCAAGCGGCTGATGGAGTCAGCCCATCTCTCAAGAACTTCTTGCTCAGCATAGCGGCTGGGGGTGTGGTTCTGGTCGCCATTGTTGGAGCTGTGATTGGCGTGTCCAACTTCGACCCTGTCAAGCGGACCTGA
- the LOC107932091 gene encoding uncharacterized protein gives MASSSAASMALPLAGTTQNRMPSSEAFFKPLPVKPWRSMGAVKRPNGRLQVKAASSSFKEKAVTGLTAAALTTSMMIPEVAQAADGVTPSLKNFLLSIAAGGVVLVAIVGAVIGVSNFDPVKRT, from the coding sequence ATGGCTTCCAGTTCAGCTGCTTCAATGGCTCTGCCCTTAGCTGGAACTACTCAAAACAGGATGCCAAGTTCTGAGGCATTCTTTAAGCCACTCCCGGTGAAGCCATGGAGATCAATGGGCGCTGTTAAAAGACCCAACGGAAGGCTCCAAGTCAAGGCTGCTTCTTCTTCGTTCAAGGAAAAGGCGGTGACAGGGTTGACAGCAGCGGCGCTGACGACATCGATGATGATCCCAGAGGTGGCTCAAGCGGCTGATGGAGTCACCCCATCTCTCAAGAACTTCTTGCTCAGCATAGCGGCTGGTGGTGTGGTTCTGGTCGCCATTGTTGGAGCTGTAATTGGTGTGTCCAACTTCGACCCTGTCAAGCGGACCTGA